The Cellulophaga sp. L1A9 genome window below encodes:
- a CDS encoding APC family permease: MKTKISLKEAISIGIGGMVGGGIFAVLGLAVSLAKGGTPVSFLIAGLIALVTSYSYVKLSLKYPNRGGTVKFINEGFGNGIFSGGINNLLWVSYIIMLALYASAFGSYAPNLLQLTSDRTLDAHIYASFIVVLATAINYYSISVVGKIESYAVIIKLIILLSFAGFGIYGLFGNPHVAQLAPENWESPFHLLTAGMVIFVAYEGFELIANAAPDIENPEVNIPKAYYWSVLFVVALYIIIATITVGSLAFGEIATAQDYVLAEAAKPMLGKVGFTIITIAALISTFSAINASLYGGSSVNYELAEDDELPNEFLHKIWNQPIGLFITAIATLIAVNTLKLESISTAGSVGFLLIFAVVNYTGFKLSKEIEGKKSIPLLGTISCFGAMIALLIQHYTVSKIDVFIALGIIAFCFTIEYLYKKTAHKKI, translated from the coding sequence ATGAAAACTAAAATAAGCTTAAAAGAAGCTATATCAATTGGAATAGGCGGTATGGTGGGAGGCGGTATTTTTGCTGTACTTGGACTGGCTGTTTCTTTAGCTAAAGGCGGTACTCCAGTTTCTTTTTTAATTGCAGGATTAATCGCCTTAGTAACCTCTTATAGCTACGTAAAATTATCGCTAAAATACCCGAACAGAGGCGGCACCGTTAAATTTATAAATGAAGGATTTGGTAATGGAATTTTTAGTGGAGGCATAAACAATTTACTTTGGGTGAGTTACATTATTATGCTCGCATTATACGCCTCTGCTTTTGGTTCTTATGCACCTAATTTACTTCAATTAACAAGTGATAGGACTTTAGACGCTCATATCTATGCTTCTTTTATTGTTGTACTTGCTACAGCTATTAACTACTATAGTATTTCTGTTGTTGGAAAAATAGAATCTTACGCTGTAATTATAAAGCTAATCATCCTATTATCGTTTGCAGGTTTTGGTATTTACGGCTTATTTGGAAACCCGCATGTAGCACAGCTAGCACCAGAAAATTGGGAATCTCCATTTCACCTTCTTACTGCTGGAATGGTAATTTTCGTGGCCTATGAAGGTTTTGAATTAATAGCAAATGCTGCACCAGATATTGAAAACCCAGAGGTAAATATTCCAAAAGCATATTATTGGTCCGTATTGTTTGTAGTAGCACTCTACATCATAATAGCAACAATAACTGTAGGTTCCTTAGCGTTTGGTGAAATTGCTACTGCCCAAGATTATGTATTAGCAGAGGCCGCAAAACCAATGCTAGGGAAAGTAGGGTTTACCATCATTACTATAGCTGCATTAATTTCGACATTCTCTGCCATAAACGCCTCTCTGTATGGCGGAAGTAGCGTAAATTATGAACTTGCAGAGGATGATGAGCTTCCTAATGAATTTCTTCACAAAATATGGAATCAGCCTATTGGCTTATTTATTACCGCAATAGCAACCCTAATAGCTGTAAACACTTTAAAGCTAGAAAGTATATCAACCGCAGGTAGTGTTGGGTTTTTATTAATATTTGCTGTGGTAAATTATACAGGGTTTAAATTATCTAAGGAAATAGAAGGCAAAAAAAGCATACCACTCTTGGGCACTATCTCCTGTTTTGGTGCCATGATAGCCTTACTAATTCAACATTATACCGTTAGTAAAATTGATGTATTTATCGCACTTGGTATTATCGCTTTTTGTTTTACAATAGAATATCTCTACAAAAAAACAGCGCATAAAAAAATCTAA
- a CDS encoding GNAT family N-acetyltransferase has translation MYKEFQTERLWIKPTLKPDAELIYQLMNTPKFIQYIGDRGISTIEDAEKYIQDIMLPQLDSLGYSSYTISRKLNGDKIGTCGLYNREGLDGIDIGFGLLPGYEGLGYAYEATHEILKAAFEVFEIKELKAITSKENFSSLKLLEKLGLKKIGVTNLPNDSKELLLYKIEK, from the coding sequence ATGTATAAGGAATTTCAAACAGAACGCTTATGGATAAAACCAACTTTAAAACCGGACGCTGAATTGATTTATCAACTCATGAATACGCCTAAATTCATACAATATATAGGAGATAGAGGTATTAGTACCATTGAAGATGCTGAAAAATATATTCAAGACATAATGCTTCCTCAATTAGATTCACTTGGTTATTCTAGCTATACGATTAGCAGAAAACTGAACGGTGACAAAATTGGCACATGCGGTCTTTACAACCGGGAAGGCCTTGACGGAATAGATATAGGCTTTGGCCTCTTACCTGGGTATGAAGGTTTAGGTTACGCGTATGAAGCTACACATGAAATACTAAAAGCTGCTTTTGAAGTATTTGAGATTAAAGAACTTAAAGCAATTACATCGAAAGAGAACTTCTCCTCTCTAAAACTTTTAGAAAAATTAGGCTTAAAAAAGATTGGTGTAACAAATCTTCCAAATGACAGCAAGGAGTTATTACTTTATAAAATTGAAAAGTAA
- a CDS encoding adenosine deaminase: MESSELKKIIQGIPKAELHLHIEGSFEPELMFEIAKRNNITLDYDSVASLKKAYKFNNLQEFLDLYYIGAQVLLHEQDFYDLTWAYLKKVHSQNVVHVEVFFDPQTHTDRGIPFEVVINGIYKALEKAKDELNISYKLIMSYLRHLSEEEAFKTLESSLPFKHWIDGVGLDSSEKGNPPSKFTKVFKASADEGYKLVAHAGEEGPAEYIWEALDVLHVQRIDHGNRCLDDAVLVQRLIQEKIGLTLCPLSNIALKVIQKMQDHPVLKMLDKGILATIHSDDPAYFGGYMNENYYETAKALNLNKHHLMQLAINAFEVSWLDPETKEKHISEVQNYFSALSS; this comes from the coding sequence ATGGAATCATCTGAACTTAAAAAAATCATTCAAGGAATTCCCAAAGCAGAACTTCATTTACATATTGAAGGAAGTTTTGAACCCGAGCTTATGTTCGAAATTGCCAAAAGAAATAATATAACACTAGATTATGACTCTGTAGCCTCCTTAAAAAAAGCCTATAAATTTAACAATCTTCAAGAGTTTTTAGACCTTTACTACATAGGTGCTCAAGTACTCCTCCATGAACAAGATTTTTATGATTTAACTTGGGCTTATCTTAAAAAAGTTCACAGTCAGAATGTAGTGCATGTTGAAGTGTTTTTTGATCCACAAACGCATACGGATAGAGGTATTCCTTTCGAGGTTGTTATTAACGGTATCTATAAGGCCCTTGAAAAAGCTAAAGATGAATTAAACATTTCCTATAAACTTATCATGTCTTATTTAAGACATTTGAGCGAAGAAGAAGCGTTTAAAACACTAGAATCTTCTTTGCCTTTTAAACATTGGATTGATGGGGTAGGTTTAGACTCCTCTGAGAAAGGAAATCCTCCTAGTAAATTTACCAAAGTATTTAAAGCTTCCGCAGATGAAGGTTATAAATTAGTCGCGCATGCAGGAGAAGAAGGCCCCGCTGAATACATTTGGGAAGCTCTTGACGTATTACATGTTCAAAGAATAGATCATGGAAATCGTTGTTTAGATGATGCTGTTTTGGTACAGCGCTTAATTCAAGAAAAAATAGGCCTAACCTTATGTCCGCTAAGTAATATAGCACTTAAAGTTATTCAGAAAATGCAGGACCATCCTGTATTAAAAATGCTCGACAAAGGAATTTTAGCTACCATTCATTCAGACGATCCTGCATATTTTGGAGGATATATGAATGAAAATTATTATGAAACGGCTAAAGCTCTAAATCTAAATAAGCACCATCTTATGCAGTTAGCCATTAATGCTTTTGAAGTAAGCTGGTTGGATCCTGAAACGAAAGAAAAACACATTTCTGAAGTCCAAAACTATTTCAGTGCGCTAAGCTCATGA
- a CDS encoding MCP four helix bundle domain-containing protein — protein sequence MFTKLKISQRILICLVLAMAFLLVLGSNRLDQRHFSNIQTSVNSVYKDRVVVQNFIYQLTNIIHDKELHLLLKENDKPNLSENKKVTQLLSDFGTTKLTPKESHLLDQLNLQFSSLQELEHKFSETNNGLSENHNIATIKKLNEISLSLNGLANIQLEESKLLTQLSNKSLGMNNLLSKLEMAFLVIIGIAMLALIFNPMKLMHAYPGKPSQN from the coding sequence ATGTTTACAAAACTTAAAATATCGCAACGCATATTAATATGCTTGGTACTTGCCATGGCATTTTTATTAGTTCTAGGTTCCAATCGGTTGGACCAAAGACATTTTTCGAACATACAAACTTCTGTGAATTCAGTATATAAAGACCGAGTCGTTGTTCAAAATTTTATTTATCAACTGACCAATATTATTCACGATAAGGAACTACACCTTCTTCTAAAGGAGAACGATAAACCTAATTTATCTGAAAATAAAAAAGTAACGCAATTATTATCCGATTTTGGAACTACAAAACTGACTCCAAAAGAATCGCACTTACTCGATCAGCTAAACCTACAATTCTCAAGCTTGCAGGAACTGGAACATAAATTTTCAGAAACTAACAATGGCTTATCCGAAAACCACAACATAGCAACGATTAAAAAACTTAATGAAATAAGCTTAAGTCTAAATGGCTTGGCCAACATCCAGTTGGAGGAAAGCAAATTATTGACGCAACTTTCAAATAAATCATTAGGCATGAATAACCTGCTTTCGAAACTTGAAATGGCTTTTTTAGTCATTATTGGAATTGCTATGCTGGCTTTAATATTTAATCCAATGAAATTAATGCATGCCTATCCTGGCAAACCCTCCCAGAACTAG
- a CDS encoding SulP family inorganic anion transporter: MKHIFSNLKGDLFGGITAGIVALPLALAFGVSSGMGPSAGLYGAIFISFFAALFGGTNTQISGPTAPMTAVSMVVISGIIVLNDGSLEKALPAILLVFLLAGCLQIVLGLIGVGKYIRYIPYPVVSGFMTAIGVIILVTQLLPSVGYYPKEDAAFIENYKPMAEELILNNILSEETGEGILVLEDIQETVNRANEVTEESILKEAKTLANIDASGVFGAIKVLPRALQNINWLELILALSTILIIFGFKRITKTIPSALVALIVVSGVAYGFNLDYRPIEQIPGGFPVPNLKMFTQFELNSITPYVFTALTLALLGAIDSLLTSVVADNMTKTKHRPNKELIGQGVGNSIAAFFGGLPGAGATIRTVVNINAGGKTKLSGMVAGVLLLIILLVLGPIASQIPAAVLAGILVTVGIGVMDYKGLKAIPFMPKDAKIGPFKFSSEVIIMLVVLVLSSVWNLVYAVGVGLIIASLMFMKKMGDLTAERSDVKSLEKEKGWADEAEFPKNLKEEVFIKHLKGPLFFGSTSEFLNLANQIPKNASTVIIRMGRMQYMDQSGLYTLEDVLIDLKKENIIILFVNVLKQPRYMMERVNIIPHLIPEKNIFDNFTDCLQWIKNNVKTQSETKNIITETSTDPKNF; encoded by the coding sequence ATGAAGCATATTTTTTCAAACTTAAAAGGTGATCTCTTTGGTGGTATTACAGCTGGTATTGTCGCCCTTCCCCTAGCCTTGGCATTCGGTGTTAGTTCCGGAATGGGGCCAAGTGCTGGTCTTTATGGTGCAATATTTATAAGTTTTTTCGCTGCCTTGTTTGGCGGAACAAACACGCAAATCTCAGGACCTACAGCACCAATGACCGCAGTAAGTATGGTCGTCATTTCAGGAATTATTGTGCTTAACGACGGGAGCCTAGAAAAAGCATTACCAGCGATATTATTAGTTTTTCTTTTGGCTGGTTGTCTGCAGATTGTCCTTGGCCTTATTGGCGTTGGCAAATATATACGATACATTCCCTACCCCGTAGTTTCTGGTTTCATGACCGCTATTGGGGTCATTATATTGGTTACACAGCTATTACCTTCTGTAGGATACTACCCCAAAGAGGATGCCGCTTTTATAGAAAACTATAAGCCTATGGCGGAAGAGTTAATTCTGAACAACATTTTAAGTGAAGAAACGGGAGAAGGCATATTAGTTCTCGAGGATATTCAAGAAACAGTAAATAGGGCTAATGAAGTTACAGAAGAAAGTATTCTTAAAGAAGCTAAAACATTAGCAAATATCGATGCATCAGGAGTTTTTGGGGCAATTAAAGTGCTCCCAAGAGCCCTTCAAAATATTAATTGGTTAGAATTAATACTGGCGTTATCTACGATTTTAATCATCTTCGGTTTTAAAAGAATCACTAAAACAATTCCAAGTGCATTGGTGGCATTAATAGTCGTATCAGGAGTGGCTTATGGTTTCAATCTAGACTACCGCCCTATTGAACAGATTCCTGGTGGGTTTCCTGTCCCTAATCTAAAAATGTTCACCCAATTTGAGCTAAATTCAATTACCCCCTATGTATTTACTGCGTTAACCTTAGCACTTTTAGGAGCAATTGATTCTCTATTGACCTCTGTGGTCGCCGATAACATGACCAAAACAAAGCACCGACCAAATAAAGAATTAATTGGACAAGGTGTAGGTAACAGTATAGCCGCATTTTTCGGAGGTCTTCCAGGAGCTGGTGCCACCATACGAACGGTTGTTAATATAAATGCAGGAGGTAAAACAAAATTATCAGGTATGGTTGCTGGCGTTCTGCTTTTGATCATCCTCTTGGTCTTAGGCCCTATAGCCTCTCAAATTCCTGCCGCAGTACTCGCCGGAATATTGGTTACCGTTGGCATTGGCGTCATGGACTATAAAGGCCTAAAGGCCATTCCTTTTATGCCAAAAGATGCAAAAATAGGACCTTTCAAATTTAGTTCAGAAGTAATCATTATGCTCGTTGTCTTAGTATTATCGTCAGTATGGAATCTCGTATATGCCGTAGGTGTAGGGTTAATAATCGCCTCCCTGATGTTTATGAAAAAAATGGGGGATCTTACCGCAGAACGTTCAGACGTTAAGTCCCTCGAAAAAGAGAAAGGCTGGGCAGATGAAGCCGAATTTCCAAAAAATCTAAAAGAAGAAGTTTTCATCAAACACCTTAAAGGTCCCTTATTCTTTGGTTCTACAAGTGAATTCCTGAATTTGGCCAATCAAATACCAAAAAACGCTTCTACAGTAATCATACGAATGGGACGTATGCAGTATATGGATCAATCAGGACTCTATACGCTAGAAGATGTATTAATAGACCTTAAAAAAGAAAATATCATTATTCTTTTTGTCAATGTTTTAAAACAACCGCGTTATATGATGGAAAGAGTTAATATTATACCGCATTTAATTCCGGAAAAAAATATCTTCGATAATTTTACAGATTGCTTACAATGGATAAAGAATAATGTAAAAACCCAATCGGAAACTAAAAATATAATAACAGAAACAAGTACTGATCCTAAAAATTTTTAA
- a CDS encoding phospholipase D family protein yields the protein MLVLASCNEEPKIAPPTDFCATIHKNDSITLTNELAEVKELMDTKTGVYVLEDGSGSMVARAWLSEYAEKTIDIQYFIFSTDNVGLIACDYLIRAADRGVKVRIIVDDIMVNADIQDILTFASHKNIEVKIYNPGVNLGKNLFRKIQKFTTDFRTANQRMHNKTFIVDGKVVITGGRNIADEYFDYDHEYNFRDRDILLLGKIAKTVNTSFDQFWNSTLTKEVSKVVEDLPENITSEKRFDKLHEYACNPYNFWPQVRKRIAALPTTFKKINESGDLVWLDEVQFISDAPGKNDGESGLGGGGISTSALINLVKNAKSSIDIQTPYLITTKLAQNLFKEAIDRGVKIRILTNSLASTDNVEAFSSYQTDRKKLLQTGVRIFEFRPDAAERKKIMTGELQETLDYTPIFGLHAKSMVVDHKTTVIGTFNLDPRSANLNTECVVIVSSEKISKGVLSGMEEEFKPENSWETTLDYNPDSEVNKYKRLKTWTRKLIPKEIL from the coding sequence TTGCTAGTACTAGCTTCTTGTAATGAAGAACCAAAAATAGCGCCACCAACAGATTTCTGTGCTACCATTCATAAAAATGACAGCATTACATTAACCAATGAGTTAGCCGAAGTAAAAGAATTGATGGATACCAAAACTGGGGTATATGTTTTAGAAGACGGTAGTGGTTCTATGGTAGCTAGAGCATGGCTTAGTGAATATGCTGAAAAGACAATAGACATTCAATATTTTATCTTTTCTACAGATAATGTAGGTCTTATTGCTTGTGATTATTTGATTAGAGCAGCAGATCGTGGGGTTAAAGTAAGAATCATAGTAGATGACATTATGGTAAATGCAGACATTCAAGATATCTTAACGTTTGCCTCTCACAAAAATATTGAAGTCAAAATTTATAATCCTGGAGTTAATTTAGGAAAAAACCTTTTTAGAAAAATACAAAAATTTACAACAGATTTCAGAACTGCTAATCAACGTATGCATAACAAAACGTTTATCGTAGATGGTAAAGTAGTCATTACTGGAGGTAGAAATATTGCGGATGAGTACTTTGATTATGACCATGAGTATAATTTTAGAGATAGAGATATTCTATTATTAGGAAAAATAGCTAAAACTGTAAATACTTCATTTGACCAATTTTGGAATAGCACATTAACAAAAGAAGTCTCTAAAGTTGTTGAAGACCTACCTGAAAATATAACCTCAGAAAAAAGATTTGACAAACTTCATGAATATGCCTGTAATCCCTATAATTTTTGGCCACAAGTTAGAAAGCGTATTGCTGCCTTACCTACAACATTTAAAAAAATAAATGAATCAGGAGATTTAGTTTGGTTAGATGAGGTACAGTTTATTTCTGATGCTCCCGGAAAAAATGACGGCGAAAGTGGTTTGGGAGGTGGTGGAATTTCCACTAGTGCCTTGATTAACTTAGTTAAAAATGCGAAATCATCTATAGACATTCAAACCCCATATTTAATAACAACAAAATTAGCGCAAAATTTATTTAAAGAGGCCATAGACCGCGGTGTCAAAATTAGAATTTTAACCAATAGTTTGGCTTCAACAGACAATGTAGAAGCCTTCAGTAGTTATCAAACGGATAGAAAAAAATTATTACAAACAGGAGTAAGAATCTTTGAATTTAGGCCTGATGCTGCAGAACGCAAAAAAATAATGACAGGAGAATTACAAGAAACGCTAGACTATACTCCCATTTTTGGACTGCATGCCAAATCAATGGTAGTAGATCATAAAACAACGGTTATTGGTACCTTTAATCTAGACCCTAGAAGCGCAAATTTAAATACCGAATGTGTGGTTATTGTTTCTTCTGAAAAAATTTCTAAAGGTGTTTTAAGCGGAATGGAAGAAGAATTTAAACCTGAAAATTCATGGGAAACCACCTTGGACTATAATCCAGACTCCGAGGTAAATAAGTATAAGCGTTTAAAAACTTGGACTAGAAAATTAATTCCAAAAGAAATCCTGTAA
- a CDS encoding ThuA domain-containing protein produces the protein MIKINKKNLLLILVLLLPAGVRLTAQKKRESINERKIKILNFYGANGYVHDSKEAGIDLIEALGLNNGWEVITTDDTSIFNVKEIVSFDVVLFNNNCGNKGQILSKGNQLALQQFIRNGGGFVGIHCAGAIWNEGGAYQQWFEKLIGTKQIDHPKVQSAKLIVEDAVHQSTKHLDKEWTVTDEWHRFSFNPRKDVHVLLSVDEDSYEGTQKMGGDHPFTWCQQYDGGRSFFTSLGHTQEIYADSNFRNLIAGGIEWAADNSKKEDVLPIDNGLILDLDADYNVLIEDDDRISTWNNNVENEVKKFVQQDEGRETKGSGRPSLKQNIPNLNGHNSVVFHRQELVNHNEDAFDHLTTGSGYTWFSIMSVYKQVKGKPGVNSFFGNLRNTNLDKQGQYEGFWGGLNIENQVWMSSRNGLQKGTWNDDSPQILIEEPLQKSVYYLIMGRLDSGKETVTMEMFINHTTPVGTKEFPVNPNSNPSKMVIGQERDATNHPGVESFDGEIARFLIFERPLSDAELKTVVDYLMLKYNINK, from the coding sequence ATGATTAAGATCAATAAAAAAAATCTACTTTTAATACTAGTACTCCTTTTACCTGCGGGTGTTCGTTTAACAGCGCAGAAAAAAAGAGAAAGTATAAATGAAAGAAAAATTAAGATTCTCAACTTTTATGGTGCTAATGGATATGTGCATGACTCAAAAGAAGCTGGGATAGATCTTATTGAAGCTTTAGGCCTAAATAATGGATGGGAAGTTATTACAACCGATGATACATCTATATTTAATGTAAAAGAAATAGTCTCATTTGATGTGGTGTTATTTAATAATAACTGTGGAAATAAAGGGCAAATACTATCTAAAGGTAATCAGCTAGCACTACAACAATTTATTCGCAATGGTGGTGGATTTGTAGGTATACATTGTGCAGGTGCTATTTGGAATGAGGGAGGTGCATACCAACAATGGTTTGAAAAATTAATTGGGACTAAACAGATAGATCACCCTAAAGTACAATCCGCTAAATTAATTGTAGAAGATGCAGTACATCAAAGTACTAAACATCTAGATAAGGAATGGACAGTGACAGATGAATGGCATCGGTTCTCATTCAACCCACGTAAGGATGTACATGTATTATTATCTGTTGATGAAGATTCGTATGAGGGTACTCAAAAAATGGGTGGAGACCATCCGTTTACTTGGTGTCAGCAATACGATGGCGGGCGCTCTTTTTTTACATCACTGGGGCATACTCAAGAAATATATGCAGATTCAAATTTCCGAAATTTGATAGCAGGCGGAATTGAGTGGGCGGCCGATAATTCAAAAAAAGAGGACGTTTTACCTATAGATAATGGTCTTATATTGGATTTAGACGCAGATTATAATGTTCTAATTGAAGATGACGATAGAATAAGCACATGGAATAATAATGTTGAAAATGAGGTTAAAAAATTCGTGCAACAAGATGAAGGACGGGAAACTAAAGGTTCTGGAAGGCCTAGTTTAAAACAAAATATTCCAAATCTTAATGGTCATAATTCAGTAGTGTTTCATCGGCAAGAATTGGTAAATCACAACGAAGATGCTTTTGACCATTTAACCACAGGAAGTGGTTACACTTGGTTTTCAATAATGTCAGTTTATAAACAAGTAAAAGGGAAACCTGGGGTGAATTCATTTTTTGGAAACCTTCGTAATACGAACCTTGATAAACAAGGTCAGTATGAAGGTTTTTGGGGAGGGTTGAATATAGAAAATCAAGTTTGGATGTCTTCTAGAAATGGTTTGCAAAAAGGAACTTGGAATGATGATAGCCCCCAAATTCTAATAGAAGAACCACTGCAAAAATCTGTTTATTATTTAATTATGGGTAGGCTAGATTCAGGTAAAGAGACCGTAACCATGGAAATGTTTATTAACCATACAACACCTGTGGGGACAAAGGAATTTCCTGTTAACCCTAATTCAAATCCGTCAAAAATGGTTATTGGTCAAGAAAGAGATGCTACAAATCATCCAGGAGTAGAATCTTTTGATGGTGAAATCGCGCGATTCTTAATTTTTGAAAGACCGCTTTCTGATGCTGAATTAAAGACGGTTGTAGATTATTTAATGCTTAAATACAATATAAATAAATAG